A DNA window from Loxodonta africana isolate mLoxAfr1 chromosome 7, mLoxAfr1.hap2, whole genome shotgun sequence contains the following coding sequences:
- the LOC135231875 gene encoding olfactory receptor 10AG1-like, with amino-acid sequence MNHQEKPPEDNLTELMEFVLLGFADMPHLQWFLFGLFLIIYIIILMSNGTIFLITKNDPTLQSPMYFFLANFSFLEICYASTTLPRMLMNLGTQRRRISLVACATQMCFVLMFGVAECLLLAVMAYDRYVAICNPLNYPLVMNHRVCIQLVTGSWTIGIPFLIEYTYQIFSLSFCGSNQINHFFCDVFPILKLACGDTFVNEMLAYTVAVLFGMVPFLLILGSYSKIISIILKFPSATSQAKAFSTCSSHLMVVVLFFGSAIITYLRSNTRHSEGTGKILSLFYTILTPMFNPMIYTLRNKDVIIALRKLLCK; translated from the coding sequence ATGAATCATCAAGAAAAACCTCCAGAAGATAATCTAACTGAGCTGATGGAATTTGTTCTCTTGGGCTTTGCTGACATGCCCCATCTCCAGTGgtttctttttggattatttttaatCATCTATATCATTATCCTGATGAGCAATGGCACCATATTTCTAATAACAAAAAATGACCCCACTCTTCAGAgccctatgtattttttcttggCCAATTTTTCCTTCTTGGAAATATGCTACGCATCAACCACTCTCCCCAGAATGCTGATGAATCTTGGGACCCAGAGAAGAAGAATTTCTTTAGTTGCCTGTGCTACACAGATGTGCTTTGTCCTTATGTTTGGAGTCGCAGAGTGTTTGCTCCTGGCAGTGATGGCTTATGACCGCTACGTGGCAATTTGTAACCCTCTGAACTATCCTCTAGTCATGAACCACAGAGTCTGCATCCAGTTGGTGACTGGCTCCTGGACCATTGGAATCCCATTTCTTATAGAGTACACGTATCagattttctctctgtctttctgtggATCTAACCAAATcaaccacttcttctgtgacGTTTTCCCAATACTTAAGCTGGCTTGTGGGGACACATTTGTGAATGAGATGTTGGCCTATACGGTTGCTGTGCTATTTGGCATGGTTCCATTTCTGTTGATACTTGGCTCCTACAGTAAAATcatctccatcatcctgaagttCCCATCAGCCACAAGTCAAGCCAAAGCCTTCTCTACCTGCTCATCTCATCTTATGGTTGTGGTATTATTCTTTGGATCAGCCATTATCACATACTTAAGGTCCAACACCAGACACTCAGAGGGAACTGGCAAAATTCTATCTCTTTTCTACACTATCTTAACTCCTATGTTTAATCCCATGATATACACCCTAAGGAACAAGGATGTCATAATCGCACTCAGAAAATTGCTATGTAAATAA